The Amblyraja radiata isolate CabotCenter1 chromosome 26, sAmbRad1.1.pri, whole genome shotgun sequence DNA window GAATTCTGCACTGAGTTTGACCAACTGACCAGTCATTGCTTTCATGATGAACTGTCTACATGCTCCCAATGTTTATCAGCTAGGAATCAAATGTCCAACCGTTAGATCTTATGAACACTGAATACCCGTAACAAAAAAAATGTGCTTTTAGATATTAAAACGTAATCAATGAAAGACAGCACCATCAATGAGCAATGCAAATACAATTGTGGAATGTTAGAAGATATGATCTATATACAGTGTACAATGTGGTTAGGCAGCTTAGTGAATTAATTGCttaagaattaaaaataaattattataaAATAGATTTCTGTACAagttacacatatatatatatatatatgtatgtatatatatatatagcaataAATTCATGTCTCTGTTATCAAATTGACCTTAATCCCAGCCAAAGTTCTGTCCTGTCATTTGGTAAAATTTCATGTTGAAAGGCCTGTAGAAGTCTCTCAGCCTCTGAACTATTTCCGGGTCTATGTTGGGATGGGTTCTGCCTTTTGTCTTGCCCAGGCAATGGGGTTTGCTGCTGCCCTCGGGCTTCTTCAGGCAAGGAAAGCCCTTGGTCTGGTTAAAGTAGAAATGTTTGTCTGTGATGATCCTCTTCAGAGCTAAAaagtcttgcaccctgctcagtTCTCCCGCTGGGTCACTGATCAACCTCTCTCCGCTCACAAACAGGATCTGGCGCATGGGGAAGTATTGCAGCCAATTCTCCAGGTGCTTGGCATAGATGCCAATTTGAATAGCACTCCATGACGTGTCGATCAAGCCTGTAGTCCGGTTTTTGAAAGTCAAGCTCTCAAAGCTGGGGATATCGGGCTTTTTAGAGAGAGTCTGTGTGTAGTCAGAGATAGCTCGGGTGACAGGATCCCGAACCACCACGATTAGTTTGGCATCCTTGGACATTGCATAGATTCGAGCAGCTGCTTCCATAGTGACAAAGTAACTAGGAGTCTTCTCCATGGTGATTTGACCTTCCAGTGTCCGAGGCATCAAGTCCCTGAAAGAAAACACATATTTTAGTCAATCTGAGTAAAAAGTGTGTCGCATTAAATGTCAGAAATATATGGTAGATGCAACTCATATAGAATGTACACAATGTTTTATAGAGGAGcgttacagtggcgcagcggtagagttgctgccttacagtgccagagaacctggttcgatcctgactaacgggcctgtcccacttggcgatttttaggcaactgccggagactgtcatagtcgtagcaggtcgccgaaaaaacggcgacaacctacgtcatcctggcgacaaactacgacagcacctacgtcaggagaagtcaagctacgctcattggcatcaaacacactgtcgccgaaaaatgttcaacaggtTGAAAGTTTAGtggtgaccagaaagatgctacaactTTTTGCGACCACCGCCAAACATAtggtgacaaactagtcgcctgtagttgcctaaaaaaaaaaaattgcctaaatgggacaggcccatagggtgctgtctgtacggcgtttgtccgttctcccggtgacctgcgtgggttttctccacgtgctccggtttccttccacacgccaaagacgtacagattagtcggatttggtaaaattgtaaattgtccctggtgtgtgtaggatattgttagtgtgcagtGATCACTGGTGGACTGTAGGGcctagttccatgctgtatctctaaactaaaatctaaattaCACACGAGATGCTCTGTCAGTCATCTGAGTGAAGATAGACCTTTCAGCCCTGAGGTTTACTTTCTGAGATCTCAATGGGTCCAAATATAACTCAAGTGGAATATATGTTTTATAACAATGGTCCTGCTGTGTTGTGTAAAACATCCC harbors:
- the LOC116987807 gene encoding heparan sulfate glucosamine 3-O-sulfotransferase 3B1-like; amino-acid sequence: MECSLSWYHSDLTSPAALRKKLLLLFTMLLLWLYILYSCAGLCLSLPSLVYDYEAGRQKSATASGAGVSELRSKLLLLRSQAAGEETTPATRDLLQDYAAASQTDIPTAASGHSPRPFDLNLGGFGAKKLPQAIIIGVKKGGTRALLEFLRVHPDIRAVGAEPHFFDRHYDKGMEWYKDLMPRTLEGQITMEKTPSYFVTMEAAARIYAMSKDAKLIVVVRDPVTRAISDYTQTLSKKPDIPSFESLTFKNRTTGLIDTSWSAIQIGIYAKHLENWLQYFPMRQILFVSGERLISDPAGELSRVQDFLALKRIITDKHFYFNQTKGFPCLKKPEGSSKPHCLGKTKGRTHPNIDPEIVQRLRDFYRPFNMKFYQMTGQNFGWD